The Alicyclobacillus macrosporangiidus CPP55 genome segment CCAAGCCCCCGGCCCCCGCCCGTGATGATGGCGACCTTGCCATCCAATCGAAACAGGTCCAATACGCTCATGGCCCATCCTCCTGTGGCAGCATCCTTTCCTCCGGCAACGGCGCCGTGAAGACAGCCTGCCCAGTGACCGCATTGCGGCCGCTGCCTTCGATGGTCGCCCACACGTCGCAGGTTACCACCTGCTGTCCGTCCTGTTCCTCCACGCCGGTGACCCTGCCCTCGCAGACGATGGTATCGCCAGGGCGCACCATTTCCACGAAGCGCACGCCAAATCGCTTGAGGGCGCCCTCCGCCCCGGCCGTCTCCGTCAGCAGTTGGCCGACGAACGCCATCGTCAGCATGCCGTGGGCGATCACGCCGCCGAGCCCCGCCTCTTTAGCGTACTCATCCACGGTGTGAATGGGATTGAAGTCCCCGGAGGCACCCGAGTACATCACCAGCTGCGTCTTCGTCACCGGGGGTTTCACCAATGGCCCCAACGTGTCCCCCACCTGAAAGCGCCGTACGCCTGCCATCTCAGTCC includes the following:
- a CDS encoding MaoC/PaaZ C-terminal domain-containing protein; the encoded protein is MAGVRRFQVGDTLGPLVKPPVTKTQLVMYSGASGDFNPIHTVDEYAKEAGLGGVIAHGMLTMAFVGQLLTETAGAEGALKRFGVRFVEMVRPGDTIVCEGRVTGVEEQDGQQVVTCDVWATIEGSGRNAVTGQAVFTAPLPEERMLPQEDGP